Within Kutzneria chonburiensis, the genomic segment TCGCGGCCTCGCTGTCCTGGCCCATCACGGCCAGCACCGGCATGGTCGGCTTGTTCTTCACCATCGCGTCGGCCTCGGACATCCGGAACGACCAGCCGCCCAGCGCCGGGAAGTCCACGCCGAAGGTCACGTCGGCGCACTGCTCGACCTTCTCCCAGGTGTCCAGTGGGCAGGTCGTGTCGACCGACGCGAGGTAGCTCGGGCCGCAGACGTCGGCCATGAACTGGGTCGCGGCCGCCCGCTTGTCACCCTTCTTGTACAGCTCGAACGCGCTGGTGATGGCGTCCATGTTGGCCTTGACGCCGGCCTCGCTCTCGCGCGGCAGGTACGGCTCCAGCAGCACGGCGGTGTGCGCGCGCTCCGGGTAGGACAGGAGGAACTGGAAACCGACGACGCCGCCGAAGGAGTAGGCGATCACATGCGCCTTGTCGATGCCGAGGTGGTCGAGCACCTGCTTGGCGTGCTCGGCGCTCTCCTCGATGCTCAGGCTGTCCTTCTCCAGCGTGCTGCCGCTGTAGCCGGCCCGGTGGTAGCTGATGAACTGGTAGCGCTCCAGCAGCTCCGGGTAGAAGCGGAGCAGCGGCGTGACCAGGCCGTCGGCGATGGACGTGCAGTGGATCAGGAGGACCGGCTCCCCCTTGCCCAGCACGGTGTACTCCAGCTCAGCATTGTTGACCTTGACCCGCTTGTCGTGCTCGATCTTCCATTCGCGGCCGAGATAAAGCGTGTTGCTGGTCATTTCACAGCCTTTCGCGTGACCGACGGAATAGTCCGACACGATCCGGACGTGAAACGAGCATCCGCACCGGCGGGCCGACCGGTCAACGCCTCGTCCGCGCTTGCCATCCGGGTGACCACCTCAACCGGCGGTCTTTGTCAAGTACGGGCCGTACTTCCCGGACCTGACCGAGGGTGGCTCCCGACCTGGCCATCGGCGACGAGAACGGCGCGCATACGCTCAGGTCACGCCTACTCTCGGTGCATGACAGCCGTTGACGCGGT encodes:
- a CDS encoding alpha/beta fold hydrolase, with the protein product MTSNTLYLGREWKIEHDKRVKVNNAELEYTVLGKGEPVLLIHCTSIADGLVTPLLRFYPELLERYQFISYHRAGYSGSTLEKDSLSIEESAEHAKQVLDHLGIDKAHVIAYSFGGVVGFQFLLSYPERAHTAVLLEPYLPRESEAGVKANMDAITSAFELYKKGDKRAAATQFMADVCGPSYLASVDTTCPLDTWEKVEQCADVTFGVDFPALGGWSFRMSEADAMVKNKPTMPVLAVMGQDSEAAMPGFRETQRFLLDWLPQAERAGIIGASHGMQIMNPFAVGEAVQAFFAKNPMR